The sequence ACTCGCCATCATCAAACCTGACGCCTTCAGCGCCCGTCACGCCGGGCGGATCATCCAGCGCATCGAGGAGTCGGGCTTCCAGATCCGTGCCATCAAGCGGTTGCACCTCACGAGGACGCAGGCTGCAGGGTTCTACGCGGTGCACCGCGAGCGCCCCTTTTTTGCCGGGTTGACCGACTTC is a genomic window of Acidobacteriota bacterium containing:
- a CDS encoding nucleoside-diphosphate kinase (catalyzes the formation of nucleoside triphosphate from ATP and nucleoside diphosphate), yielding MERTLAIIKPDAFSARHAGRIIQRIEESGFQIRAIKRLHLTRTQAAGFYAVHRERPFFAGLTDF